One Fibrobacter sp. UWB10 DNA segment encodes these proteins:
- a CDS encoding secretin N-terminal domain-containing protein gives MTKILTVLLLVVGLTTAWSAPAEGSVQTPNKKLYDFSFVDMNFEAVFSSISVIAGVDIILAPEVKGKTSLKVTKKTWQETLDIVCSMNDLTWIIEDKYILIQRSATYQAKQKKIADEEAQAEQNAPLVRKNFQVHHAKAEELVKVLESMKSNRGRITTVERTNSIIVYDTDGKIEQMEKALTELDVETLQIMITAKLVVVNSERARELGVDWTARMGTTALTPGTVTTPQGSGAGDSRTSAAIHSLPNGGASPAVGSATTAITASLLDNNLQIAISNIMGDASTEVLASPQVSTLDNTEAQVFMGDKVSIRVIDDSGESSTQLVETGIKLTVTPHVSGDNRILLDLHPENNSYGYDEKGQVVISTQEAKTKVVVADGETVVIGGLTRNENTESESGIPFLKDIPLLGNLFKYTRKAVTKRDLIIFVTPRIIRNYVGSVELSEASADVNGTPTAKKTQTSAEPTDGETPIVEPKPKQEPAQQRSSEPSEAPAAPAIEEDEGGWN, from the coding sequence ATGACAAAAATCCTTACTGTTCTTCTCTTGGTGGTGGGTCTCACTACTGCATGGAGCGCTCCTGCCGAAGGTTCGGTGCAAACCCCCAACAAGAAATTGTATGACTTCAGTTTCGTCGACATGAACTTCGAAGCCGTGTTTAGCTCGATCTCCGTGATTGCCGGTGTGGACATTATCCTTGCTCCCGAAGTCAAGGGTAAGACAAGCCTCAAGGTGACCAAGAAGACCTGGCAAGAAACGCTCGACATCGTTTGTAGCATGAACGACTTGACTTGGATCATCGAAGACAAGTACATCTTGATCCAGCGCTCCGCAACTTATCAGGCAAAGCAGAAGAAGATTGCCGACGAAGAAGCCCAGGCTGAACAGAATGCACCGCTTGTCCGTAAGAACTTCCAGGTTCATCACGCCAAGGCCGAAGAATTGGTGAAAGTGCTTGAAAGCATGAAGTCTAACCGCGGCCGCATTACGACGGTGGAACGCACGAACTCGATTATCGTGTACGATACCGACGGCAAGATCGAACAGATGGAAAAGGCTCTGACCGAACTTGACGTGGAAACGCTCCAGATTATGATTACGGCAAAGCTTGTGGTCGTGAACAGCGAACGCGCTCGCGAACTCGGTGTGGACTGGACCGCAAGAATGGGTACGACTGCTCTGACTCCGGGTACGGTTACGACTCCGCAGGGTAGCGGTGCAGGTGATTCCCGTACCAGTGCAGCCATTCATTCTCTGCCGAACGGCGGTGCTTCGCCGGCTGTGGGTTCTGCAACGACTGCTATTACTGCTAGCCTGTTGGACAACAACTTGCAGATTGCTATTTCGAACATCATGGGTGACGCTTCTACTGAAGTGCTTGCTTCTCCGCAGGTTTCTACGCTCGATAACACGGAAGCTCAGGTGTTCATGGGCGACAAGGTGTCTATCCGCGTGATTGACGATAGCGGCGAATCTTCGACTCAGCTCGTGGAAACCGGTATCAAGCTGACCGTGACTCCGCATGTTTCTGGCGACAACCGCATTTTGCTTGACCTGCATCCGGAAAACAACTCCTATGGCTATGATGAAAAGGGCCAGGTGGTGATCAGTACTCAGGAAGCCAAGACCAAGGTCGTGGTGGCTGATGGTGAAACGGTTGTTATCGGTGGCTTGACCCGTAACGAAAATACGGAAAGCGAATCCGGTATTCCGTTCCTCAAGGATATTCCGCTGCTGGGTAACCTCTTCAAGTACACCCGTAAGGCTGTTACCAAGCGTGACCTGATTATCTTCGTGACTCCGCGAATCATTCGCAACTATGTGGGTTCTGTGGAGCTCTCTGAAGCTTCTGCCGATGTCAATGGAACTCCGACTGCAAAGAAGACTCAGACTTCTGCTGAACCGACGGACGGCGAAACTCCGATTGTGGAACCCAAGCCGAAGCAGGAACCTGCTCAGCAAAGATCTTCTGAACCGTCTGAAGCTCCGGCAGCCCCGGCTATCGAAGAAGATGAAGGCGGCTGGAATTAA
- the holA gene encoding DNA polymerase III subunit delta: MILALIGKDQFSKDKQVDKFLTDSLGDRKDDPLSKQVVYASDTNIPSVAGLIMESCGAVSMFAPEQAVVVRNADAMKADETKALARWLKDAPDCKLLLDFDELRANSELYKILQKVGKIEKYEEPKQYKMQEWIASNVPAHFGKPIEPAASQYLADALGTNTKLVCEELEKVLIYEPDCPKITFDLVKTLITPRREIPPYEILNYFGMRDAVGYTRKLHEILYGNKDNDAIRIVNALYSHAVDLLNFMSLTAKKMSAEDAAQAIGKNYFMFCKQGNAAECCRRWGKPLLCRVIRRLADLNYEFKSSSWTVTSQELALAALVVR, encoded by the coding sequence ATGATTCTAGCCCTCATCGGCAAAGACCAGTTCTCCAAGGATAAGCAGGTCGACAAGTTCCTGACAGACTCTCTCGGAGACCGCAAAGACGACCCGCTATCCAAGCAGGTCGTGTATGCCTCTGATACAAACATTCCATCGGTTGCCGGGCTCATTATGGAAAGCTGCGGCGCCGTCTCTATGTTTGCACCAGAACAGGCAGTGGTCGTCCGCAATGCCGACGCCATGAAGGCCGATGAAACCAAGGCTCTCGCCCGCTGGCTCAAGGACGCCCCCGATTGCAAACTCCTGCTCGACTTTGACGAACTCCGCGCGAATTCGGAACTCTACAAAATCCTGCAGAAGGTCGGCAAAATCGAAAAGTACGAAGAACCCAAGCAGTACAAGATGCAAGAATGGATTGCATCGAACGTACCCGCTCACTTCGGAAAGCCGATCGAGCCCGCCGCCAGCCAGTACCTGGCCGACGCCTTGGGCACCAACACCAAGCTCGTTTGCGAAGAACTGGAAAAGGTCTTGATTTACGAACCGGACTGTCCAAAAATCACGTTCGACCTCGTTAAGACTTTGATTACGCCCCGCCGCGAAATCCCGCCTTACGAAATTCTGAACTATTTTGGGATGCGTGATGCCGTAGGCTATACGCGCAAGCTGCACGAAATTCTTTACGGCAACAAGGACAACGACGCCATCCGCATCGTAAATGCCCTTTACAGCCACGCCGTAGACTTGCTCAACTTCATGTCGCTTACCGCCAAGAAGATGAGCGCCGAAGATGCAGCGCAGGCAATCGGCAAGAACTATTTCATGTTCTGCAAGCAAGGCAATGCCGCTGAATGTTGCCGCCGTTGGGGCAAACCGCTCCTCTGTCGCGTAATTCGCCGCCTTGCCGACCTCAATTACGAATTCAAGAGCAGTAGCTGGACCGTTACCAGTCAAGAACTCGCCCTCGCCGCACTCGTGGTGAGATAG
- the greA gene encoding transcription elongation factor GreA: protein MAKTPCTKETYDKLVERYTFLKKVERPRVVDEMEEARKQGDLSENAEYHAAKEMLAHIDLEIPKLEDQISNAIIVEFDANSDTVRFGATVTAKNLATKKEVVYQLVSPEGVDPMNGKISFKSPMGSAFMGKKKGEIVEVVTPKGKNRFEIVDFK, encoded by the coding sequence ATGGCTAAAACACCCTGTACTAAAGAAACTTACGACAAATTGGTTGAACGTTACACCTTCCTCAAAAAGGTCGAACGTCCCCGCGTTGTAGATGAAATGGAAGAAGCCCGCAAGCAAGGCGACTTGAGCGAAAACGCTGAATACCACGCCGCCAAGGAAATGCTGGCTCATATCGATCTGGAAATTCCCAAGCTGGAAGACCAGATTTCTAATGCAATTATCGTTGAATTTGACGCTAACTCCGACACCGTCCGCTTTGGCGCTACCGTCACCGCTAAAAACCTCGCTACCAAGAAGGAAGTGGTCTATCAGCTGGTGAGCCCCGAAGGCGTCGATCCGATGAACGGCAAGATCAGTTTCAAGAGCCCCATGGGTTCTGCCTTCATGGGCAAAAAGAAGGGCGAAATCGTCGAAGTTGTAACCCCGAAGGGCAAAAACCGCTTCGAAATCGTCGACTTCAAGTAA
- the argJ gene encoding bifunctional glutamate N-acetyltransferase/amino-acid acetyltransferase ArgJ: MYTVLEKGGVCSPKGFTASGICAGIKASGNADMALLKSEKAARCFAVFTTNKVKAAPVLYDKAALEHAHFASAVVVNSGNANACTGEQGLRDAERMAVLTEEALKLTPKSVLVCSTGVIGHLMPMDKIEAGIPKLVEKLHADASEEFGRAILTTDLALKSHAVEIQTEKGVVTIGGACKGSGMIHPNMATMLAFITTDLALPIDFFAEFRADIADSFNAITVDGDTSTNDTCILLANGMSGLKYEDLTLSEQGEFRAALMLVMKELAKDIVRDGEGATKLIELCIEKAESHEEALRMARFIGTSNLAKCAMFGEDPNWGRILSSAGSSGCNMIAEQTDLFFGDVQVLSNGRPVQLDEEQTKALRAVVRQREYKVTLVLNIGHASASAFTCDLSYDYVKINAEYTT; this comes from the coding sequence ATGTACACTGTATTGGAAAAAGGCGGCGTTTGTTCCCCGAAGGGATTCACCGCATCTGGTATTTGTGCAGGCATTAAGGCCAGTGGTAACGCTGACATGGCTCTTTTGAAGAGCGAAAAGGCTGCACGTTGCTTTGCCGTGTTTACAACGAACAAGGTGAAGGCTGCTCCGGTGCTTTATGACAAAGCTGCTCTTGAACATGCCCACTTTGCTTCTGCTGTTGTGGTGAACAGCGGTAACGCAAACGCCTGTACCGGCGAACAGGGCCTGCGCGATGCAGAACGCATGGCTGTCCTTACCGAAGAAGCTTTGAAGCTTACTCCGAAGAGCGTGCTCGTTTGCAGCACCGGTGTGATTGGCCACCTGATGCCGATGGATAAGATTGAAGCCGGTATCCCGAAGCTTGTTGAAAAGCTCCACGCCGACGCTTCCGAAGAATTTGGCCGTGCCATTCTGACGACTGACCTTGCGCTCAAGAGCCATGCCGTTGAAATCCAGACCGAAAAGGGTGTGGTGACGATTGGTGGCGCCTGCAAGGGTTCGGGCATGATTCACCCGAACATGGCCACGATGCTTGCCTTTATTACCACTGACCTTGCTTTGCCGATTGATTTCTTTGCTGAATTCCGCGCCGACATCGCTGATTCCTTCAATGCGATTACGGTTGATGGCGATACCAGCACGAACGACACTTGCATTCTCTTGGCTAACGGCATGAGCGGCCTCAAGTACGAAGACTTGACGCTCTCTGAACAGGGTGAATTCCGCGCAGCATTGATGCTCGTGATGAAGGAACTGGCTAAGGATATCGTTCGCGACGGCGAAGGTGCAACCAAGCTGATTGAACTCTGCATCGAAAAGGCCGAAAGTCACGAAGAGGCTTTGCGCATGGCCCGCTTCATTGGTACGTCTAACTTGGCTAAGTGCGCTATGTTCGGCGAAGACCCGAACTGGGGTCGCATTTTGAGCAGCGCTGGTTCCAGCGGCTGCAATATGATCGCCGAACAGACGGACCTTTTCTTTGGCGACGTGCAGGTGCTTTCTAATGGCCGCCCGGTACAGCTCGACGAAGAACAGACCAAGGCTCTGCGTGCGGTAGTCCGCCAGCGTGAATACAAAGTAACGCTCGTTCTTAACATTGGTCATGCTAGCGCTAGCGCATTCACTTGCGACTTGAGCTACGACTACGTTAAGATCAACGCTGAATACACAACGTAA
- a CDS encoding iron-containing alcohol dehydrogenase, translated as MDNFNFYSPTEFVFGMNRENECGELVKKYGGTKVLIHYGGGSAVRSGLIDRVKASLDAAGIPHVELGGVKPNPHDSLVYKGIEIVRENGIDFILAVGGGSTIDSSKAIAMGVPYKGDFWDFYEGKASAACALPIGVVQTIAAAGSEGSGDSVVTREDGMLKRGASSEHIRPKFAVQNPALLCTLPAYQTACGITDIIAHIFERYFTNTLEVETTDRLCEGLLLAMLKEGPRAIADPTNYQVRANIMWAGTVAHNDIVGCGRSQDWNSHAIEHELSALYDCAHGAGLAVIMPAWMEYVVDHNVMRFAQMATRVFGCQMNFENPKATALEGIKAFRKFLHSIGMPINFAELGAKEEDIPKLVEKLNPGDGWGFVPLKAKDVTAIYTIAAHASLE; from the coding sequence ATGGATAATTTCAACTTCTACAGCCCCACAGAATTCGTATTTGGCATGAACCGCGAAAATGAATGCGGTGAACTCGTTAAAAAGTATGGTGGCACCAAGGTGTTGATTCATTACGGTGGGGGCTCTGCGGTGCGTTCGGGCTTGATTGACCGCGTGAAGGCATCGCTCGATGCTGCAGGAATTCCGCATGTGGAACTCGGCGGCGTGAAGCCGAACCCGCACGATTCGCTCGTGTACAAGGGTATTGAAATTGTCCGCGAAAATGGGATTGATTTTATTTTGGCGGTGGGCGGCGGCTCCACGATTGATAGCTCCAAGGCCATTGCGATGGGGGTTCCTTATAAGGGCGATTTCTGGGATTTTTACGAGGGCAAGGCTTCGGCTGCATGTGCGCTCCCGATTGGCGTGGTGCAGACCATTGCGGCGGCCGGTTCCGAGGGCAGCGGCGATTCCGTGGTGACCAGGGAAGATGGCATGCTCAAGCGCGGTGCAAGCAGCGAACATATTCGCCCGAAGTTCGCGGTGCAGAATCCGGCGCTCCTTTGCACGTTGCCTGCTTACCAGACTGCTTGCGGCATTACCGACATTATTGCCCACATTTTTGAACGCTATTTCACGAATACGCTCGAAGTCGAAACCACAGACCGTCTTTGCGAAGGCCTGCTCTTGGCCATGCTCAAGGAAGGCCCGCGCGCCATTGCCGACCCGACCAATTATCAGGTTCGCGCCAACATCATGTGGGCGGGTACGGTAGCCCACAATGATATTGTGGGCTGCGGGCGCAGTCAAGACTGGAACAGTCACGCCATCGAGCATGAACTTTCGGCACTTTACGACTGCGCCCATGGCGCGGGTCTCGCTGTCATTATGCCGGCATGGATGGAATACGTAGTCGACCATAACGTGATGCGTTTTGCGCAGATGGCGACGCGTGTTTTCGGCTGCCAGATGAATTTCGAAAACCCGAAGGCGACTGCCCTTGAGGGCATCAAGGCTTTCCGCAAGTTCCTGCATTCTATCGGTATGCCCATCAACTTTGCAGAACTCGGCGCCAAGGAAGAAGATATCCCGAAACTGGTTGAAAAGCTCAATCCTGGTGATGGCTGGGGCTTTGTTCCGCTCAAGGCGAAGGATGTGACCGCGATTTACACCATCGCTGCGCACGCCTCTCTCGAATAG
- a CDS encoding SDR family oxidoreductase, whose translation MKALFIGGTGTISMAITRLAVAQGWKLYLLNRGNRPAEDIPAGVEIIQADIYDEAAVAEKIKGMQFDVVCDFIVFHPSALERDYRLFKDKTKQFMYISSASAYQKPLSDYRITEGTPLANPYWEYSRNKIAGEEFLMRKYREDGFPITIVRPSHTYDERHIPLGVHGKNGSWQVAKRMLEGKPVIIHGDGTSLWTMTFNTDFARGFVGLMGNVHAIGESFQITSDETLTWNQIYKAVADALGVELKPYYVSSQFLADVSDYDLLGSLIGDKANSVVFDNSKLKRAVPTFRTEVRFDQGIRRTIDYVLAHPEFQKEDPEFDAWCDKVIVTLETAKKSF comes from the coding sequence ATGAAAGCTTTATTCATCGGCGGTACAGGAACTATCAGCATGGCCATCACGCGGCTTGCTGTGGCCCAGGGCTGGAAACTCTACCTGCTCAATCGCGGAAACCGCCCTGCAGAAGACATTCCTGCGGGAGTCGAAATCATTCAGGCAGATATCTACGACGAAGCTGCTGTTGCTGAAAAAATCAAGGGCATGCAGTTCGATGTGGTCTGCGACTTCATCGTATTTCATCCGAGTGCGCTTGAACGCGATTACCGCTTGTTTAAGGATAAAACCAAACAGTTCATGTACATCAGTTCTGCGAGCGCTTACCAGAAACCGCTTTCGGATTATCGCATTACCGAGGGCACGCCTCTCGCGAATCCGTACTGGGAATATTCCCGCAACAAGATTGCGGGGGAGGAATTCCTAATGCGCAAGTACCGTGAGGACGGTTTCCCGATTACGATTGTGCGCCCGAGCCATACCTACGATGAACGCCACATTCCACTGGGCGTTCACGGCAAAAACGGTAGCTGGCAAGTTGCAAAGCGCATGCTCGAAGGCAAGCCCGTCATCATTCACGGTGACGGCACGAGCCTTTGGACCATGACTTTCAACACTGATTTTGCCCGCGGCTTTGTGGGCCTGATGGGCAATGTGCATGCTATCGGTGAATCGTTCCAGATTACAAGCGACGAAACGCTCACCTGGAATCAGATTTACAAGGCGGTTGCCGACGCCCTCGGTGTTGAACTCAAGCCGTATTACGTGTCTTCGCAGTTCCTTGCAGACGTAAGTGATTACGATTTGCTCGGGAGTCTGATTGGCGACAAGGCGAATTCCGTGGTGTTTGACAATTCCAAGCTCAAGCGCGCTGTGCCGACTTTCCGTACCGAGGTCCGTTTTGACCAAGGAATTCGCCGCACGATTGACTATGTGCTTGCGCATCCGGAATTCCAGAAGGAAGATCCCGAATTCGATGCTTGGTGCGATAAAGTGATTGTGACGCTGGAAACCGCGAAGAAATCTTTTTAA
- a CDS encoding ABC transporter has translation MAGLSFISVRGCRLHNLKNIDAQFPLGKISVVCGPSGCGKSTLVLDTLHGESKRRYLETLSPFAAELLGGRRIIPLDSAEGLPASLAVGPSHGETPAKAYALSISECDSTLRALFAAYAKPACPVCGKPMESMSREDMIREIASLPQGSKLQFFARVDAEKRANLDKLAAVFLAQGFTRAMADDVSYSLADLTENEKKIVPKEFFIVVDRVIVRENTRTRIAEAVDGVLKLTHGELILDINGSRKLFSTVPRCPEHGAQLSRPLAPEDLSPYSRTSVCEKCGGTGIIEDGDNSEECPDCKGLRLKQNFLNAAIESISSEDEPRKIRTTWQDILSTPFAELESRLHTLFDNRLSAKQQPAFRTLVDRIQAIVDLDIGYLTAGRAGATLSGGEVQRLRLSSLSTGHLNNLLIVLDEPASGLHQSDVEALWKVLKKVQSRGNTLVLIDHNPALIKKADWIIEMGPGAGEKGGEILLQGTAKEVLGNPASPTGNWIKLLDERRKTRDERTSKDPKKKTATIDVENFAMFDMKPVTAHFPVQKFSVITGQSGSGKSTIFFRNLAPRATKGEFGSLGIQALSILSTGDFHGNRRSTVASAINLNTILRDLFAKLPESKVRGYTAAKFATHAPGGRCENCKGEGVILDPAGYEESECPVCLGRRFKDEILEVRFKSLSIADIYDLEVGYAYKLFINMKPFADKLKPLVDTGLDYLKLGQTTTHLSGGERARLRLSIALARAKAPNTLFLFDEPARGLHQKDIQHLLDLIRGLTEAGHTVIAIEHAQDFVNAADYAVELSR, from the coding sequence GTGGCTGGTTTAAGTTTCATATCCGTACGCGGCTGCAGGCTGCACAACCTGAAGAATATCGATGCCCAGTTCCCGCTGGGCAAGATTTCTGTGGTATGCGGACCTTCGGGTTGCGGAAAGTCGACGCTTGTGCTTGACACCCTGCACGGGGAATCCAAGCGCCGCTATTTGGAAACGCTTTCGCCGTTTGCGGCGGAACTACTAGGCGGTCGTCGCATTATTCCGCTGGATAGCGCCGAAGGTTTACCCGCAAGCCTAGCCGTTGGCCCAAGCCACGGTGAAACGCCAGCAAAGGCTTACGCCTTGAGCATTTCGGAATGCGATTCGACTTTACGCGCCTTGTTTGCGGCATATGCGAAGCCCGCTTGCCCCGTTTGCGGAAAGCCCATGGAAAGCATGAGCCGCGAAGACATGATTCGCGAAATTGCGAGTTTGCCGCAAGGGAGCAAGTTGCAGTTCTTTGCAAGAGTTGACGCCGAGAAACGCGCGAACCTCGATAAGTTGGCGGCGGTGTTCCTGGCGCAAGGCTTTACGCGCGCCATGGCAGATGATGTCAGCTATTCGCTTGCAGACTTGACTGAAAACGAAAAGAAGATTGTCCCGAAGGAATTCTTTATTGTCGTGGACCGCGTGATTGTTCGCGAGAACACGCGCACCCGCATTGCCGAAGCAGTCGATGGAGTCTTGAAGCTCACACACGGCGAATTGATTCTAGACATCAACGGGAGCCGCAAACTTTTCAGCACGGTGCCGCGCTGCCCGGAACATGGGGCACAGCTTTCTAGACCGCTCGCACCTGAAGACTTGTCGCCGTATTCCCGCACGAGCGTTTGCGAAAAATGTGGCGGCACCGGAATCATCGAAGACGGCGACAACAGCGAAGAATGCCCGGATTGCAAGGGACTTCGACTCAAGCAGAATTTTTTGAACGCGGCGATTGAAAGCATTTCAAGCGAAGATGAGCCGCGCAAAATCCGTACCACTTGGCAAGACATTTTAAGCACGCCTTTCGCGGAACTCGAAAGCCGGCTGCACACCCTGTTCGACAATCGACTGTCGGCAAAGCAGCAACCCGCATTCCGCACGCTCGTAGACCGTATTCAGGCGATTGTCGACCTTGATATCGGCTACCTTACGGCAGGGCGTGCAGGCGCCACCCTATCGGGTGGCGAAGTCCAAAGACTTCGGCTTTCGAGCCTCAGCACCGGGCACTTGAACAATCTCTTGATAGTCCTCGACGAACCCGCCAGCGGTTTGCACCAGAGCGATGTCGAAGCCCTCTGGAAAGTCCTCAAGAAGGTTCAGTCCCGTGGAAACACGCTTGTGCTCATCGACCACAATCCCGCCCTCATCAAGAAAGCCGACTGGATTATTGAAATGGGGCCTGGCGCAGGTGAAAAAGGCGGCGAAATATTGTTGCAAGGAACTGCGAAAGAAGTTCTCGGCAACCCGGCATCGCCCACAGGGAATTGGATCAAGTTACTAGACGAGAGACGAAAGACGAGAGACGAGAGAACGTCGAAGGATCCAAAGAAGAAAACCGCGACTATCGATGTTGAGAACTTCGCGATGTTCGATATGAAGCCGGTCACCGCACATTTCCCGGTGCAAAAGTTCAGCGTCATCACGGGTCAGAGCGGTAGCGGCAAGTCTACGATTTTCTTCAGGAACTTGGCGCCGCGTGCTACCAAGGGAGAATTCGGAAGCCTCGGCATCCAGGCGCTATCGATTCTTTCGACAGGTGACTTCCACGGGAACCGACGCAGTACCGTCGCCTCGGCCATCAACCTGAACACGATTCTCCGCGACCTATTCGCAAAACTTCCCGAGAGCAAGGTCCGCGGCTACACCGCCGCCAAGTTCGCGACGCACGCCCCCGGAGGCCGCTGCGAAAACTGCAAGGGCGAAGGCGTCATCCTCGACCCCGCGGGCTACGAAGAATCCGAATGCCCCGTGTGCCTCGGCAGACGTTTCAAAGATGAAATTCTCGAAGTCCGCTTCAAGTCGCTTTCCATCGCCGACATCTATGACCTAGAAGTCGGCTACGCCTACAAATTGTTCATTAATATGAAGCCTTTCGCCGACAAGCTCAAACCGCTTGTAGATACGGGCCTCGACTACCTGAAACTCGGACAGACTACGACGCACCTCTCCGGCGGTGAACGCGCACGCTTGCGTCTTTCCATCGCCCTCGCTCGCGCGAAGGCGCCGAATACGCTATTCCTTTTCGACGAACCCGCACGTGGTCTCCATCAAAAGGACATCCAGCACCTACTCGACCTGATTCGCGGCCTCACCGAAGCGGGCCACACCGTCATCGCCATCGAGCATGCACAAGACTTCGTGAACGCCGCTGACTACGCCGTAGAACTTTCAAGATAA
- a CDS encoding YihY/virulence factor BrkB family protein, whose amino-acid sequence MFDYIAERSVTPVKVAIIAGKSFLYFHGLTRAAALTYTTFLAVVPLLILLTSITIAVGFGNFFSDYLPHLLTFLDLDWPVDPIITIVKNAEHVPIGKLGFIGAMGLFITFILAFGSLESNFNVVWENKVSRPLHKQIRIYTPLLLIFAGIIGLYAGFVNYLQNALSVIVVDGLHFDPSVLKRLINAFWYLTFHGAFLLVIFLTLYALPARPDPKNYTKKKLLVSSIGITVLAWICIIIYVKILMLIQTMLVTRMSIFYGSLAFIPLILFLVFGIWTIVLCGNSVVWTICTWPESKDRIWNWEGSPAEGLNMTKDRL is encoded by the coding sequence ATGTTCGACTATATAGCCGAACGTTCTGTCACACCCGTAAAGGTTGCCATCATTGCAGGCAAGTCCTTCTTGTACTTCCATGGACTTACCCGTGCTGCAGCCCTTACCTATACGACGTTCTTGGCTGTGGTGCCGCTCCTGATCCTTTTGACCTCGATTACAATCGCGGTCGGATTCGGTAACTTTTTCTCGGACTACCTGCCGCACTTGCTCACGTTCTTGGATCTCGACTGGCCTGTCGACCCGATTATCACCATCGTGAAGAACGCAGAACACGTGCCTATCGGTAAGCTCGGATTTATCGGTGCCATGGGTCTTTTCATCACGTTCATTCTCGCTTTCGGCAGCTTGGAATCGAACTTTAATGTAGTGTGGGAAAACAAAGTGTCTCGTCCGCTGCACAAGCAGATTCGCATCTATACCCCACTTCTGCTTATCTTTGCAGGCATTATCGGTCTTTATGCCGGCTTCGTGAACTACCTCCAGAACGCGCTTTCAGTCATTGTGGTCGACGGATTGCACTTTGACCCGTCGGTACTCAAGAGGCTTATTAATGCCTTCTGGTACCTGACATTCCATGGTGCATTCCTCCTGGTTATTTTCTTGACCCTATACGCGCTCCCCGCAAGACCGGACCCCAAGAACTACACCAAGAAGAAGTTGCTTGTTTCCTCCATCGGCATTACCGTTCTTGCATGGATTTGCATCATCATCTACGTAAAAATCCTGATGCTTATCCAGACCATGCTCGTGACCCGTATGTCTATTTTCTACGGATCGCTCGCCTTCATTCCTCTCATTCTTTTCTTGGTTTTCGGTATTTGGACCATAGTCCTTTGCGGTAATTCCGTGGTGTGGACGATTTGCACCTGGCCCGAATCCAAGGACCGCATCTGGAACTGGGAAGGAAGCCCTGCTGAAGGCCTGAACATGACCAAGGACCGCCTTTAA
- a CDS encoding OmpA family protein, with translation MLTVTYTNNDDVPQAHKKLSFVGQNNPNNKLTVTTDAEGEATFHIPREDAYSIFCESVTGPFECGSTPYVSLTASTGGMTVVFDDTRVELVGVNFKAGSAELESQSMEILDKAVEGLKRNPDARIEIQGHTSSEGGDAFNQTLSEQRAYTVFLYMVEHGIDRGRLSASGYGSSQPRASNATEAGRIKNRRIELRVLNENEVPVEYVN, from the coding sequence GTGCTTACAGTGACATACACCAATAATGACGATGTCCCCCAGGCGCATAAAAAACTTTCGTTTGTTGGCCAGAACAATCCTAATAATAAATTGACTGTTACGACCGATGCCGAAGGCGAAGCAACATTCCATATTCCGCGTGAAGATGCTTATTCGATTTTCTGTGAAAGCGTGACTGGGCCTTTTGAATGTGGCTCTACTCCTTATGTGTCTCTCACGGCAAGTACGGGTGGCATGACGGTTGTTTTCGACGACACGCGAGTCGAATTGGTCGGTGTGAATTTTAAGGCGGGAAGCGCTGAACTGGAATCGCAGTCCATGGAAATTCTGGATAAGGCTGTTGAAGGCCTAAAAAGAAATCCCGATGCCCGTATCGAAATTCAGGGACATACCAGTTCCGAAGGCGGCGATGCGTTTAACCAGACGCTTTCTGAACAGCGCGCTTACACGGTATTCCTTTACATGGTTGAACACGGCATTGACCGCGGTCGCCTTTCGGCAAGCGGTTACGGCTCTAGCCAGCCGAGGGCATCGAATGCCACTGAAGCGGGTCGCATTAAGAACCGCCGCATTGAACTTCGCGTATTGAACGAAAACGAAGTTCCTGTAGAATACGTCAATTAA